The following are from one region of the Paenibacillus sabinae T27 genome:
- a CDS encoding Lsa family ABC-F type ribosomal protection protein has protein sequence MSLINVTNLTFAYDGSYDNLFENVSFQIDTDWKLGFTGRNGRGKTTFLNLLLGKYEYSGTISANVNFEYFPFQVENKENLTYDVIEEIVPDYLHWKLQRELSLLNVSEDVLYRPFDSLSNGEQTKVLLAALFLKEHSFLLIDEPTNHLDMDARRIVSDYLSSKSGFILVSHDRSFLDNSVDHILAINKTNIEIHKGNFSDWWENKQRQDRFELAENDKLRKDIKRLSDSAKRTGGWSDEVEKTKNGTRNSGSKVDKGYIGHKAAKMMKRSKTMEHRQQSALEEKSKLLKNVESSDSLKMSQLVYHKSRLVELDKVSIYYGEKRVCQDISFTIEQGERIALSGKNGSGKSSLLKLICGEELSYTGTFRKGSQLKISYVSQDTSHLQGDLSDYARTHGIDESLFKSILRKLDFSRNQFEKDISAYSGGQKKKVLIAKSLCEHAHLHIWDEPLNFIDVISRMQIEELLLEHSPTLLFVEHDREFCNNIATKVIEL, from the coding sequence ATGTCATTAATTAATGTTACGAACCTGACGTTTGCCTATGATGGCAGCTACGATAACCTATTCGAGAACGTAAGCTTTCAAATCGATACCGATTGGAAACTGGGCTTTACGGGAAGAAACGGGAGAGGGAAGACCACTTTTCTGAACCTGCTGCTCGGTAAATATGAGTATAGCGGAACCATTTCGGCGAATGTTAATTTTGAATATTTTCCGTTCCAAGTCGAGAACAAGGAGAATCTTACCTATGATGTCATTGAGGAGATTGTTCCGGACTATCTTCACTGGAAATTACAGCGTGAGCTTTCATTGCTGAACGTATCGGAGGATGTGCTGTACCGGCCGTTTGATTCACTGTCGAACGGAGAACAGACGAAGGTGCTGCTGGCTGCACTATTTTTGAAGGAGCACAGCTTTCTGTTAATTGATGAACCTACGAACCACCTGGACATGGACGCAAGAAGGATTGTCAGTGATTATCTGAGCAGCAAAAGCGGGTTTATTCTGGTGTCTCACGACCGGTCGTTCCTGGATAACAGCGTGGACCACATTCTTGCCATCAACAAGACCAACATTGAAATTCATAAGGGCAATTTCTCGGACTGGTGGGAAAATAAACAAAGACAGGATCGCTTCGAGCTAGCAGAGAACGACAAGCTGCGAAAAGATATTAAACGCTTATCGGATTCGGCCAAACGAACGGGCGGCTGGTCCGACGAGGTTGAAAAAACGAAAAACGGCACAAGAAATTCCGGTTCCAAGGTAGATAAAGGGTACATCGGCCACAAGGCTGCCAAAATGATGAAACGCTCCAAAACGATGGAGCACAGACAGCAATCGGCGCTGGAGGAGAAGTCCAAGCTTCTTAAAAATGTGGAAAGCTCTGACAGCCTGAAGATGTCACAGCTTGTCTATCATAAAAGCCGGCTTGTCGAGCTTGACAAGGTATCGATATACTACGGCGAGAAGCGGGTATGCCAGGATATTAGTTTTACGATTGAGCAGGGTGAACGAATCGCGCTTTCAGGGAAGAACGGCTCCGGAAAATCCAGCCTTCTCAAACTGATTTGTGGCGAGGAACTAAGCTATACGGGTACGTTCCGAAAGGGAAGCCAGCTTAAAATATCCTATGTTTCACAGGATACCTCCCATTTACAGGGTGATTTATCGGATTACGCCAGAACCCACGGGATTGATGAAAGCCTGTTTAAATCGATTTTAAGAAAGCTTGATTTTTCGAGAAATCAGTTTGAAAAGGATATATCCGCATACAGCGGCGGCCAAAAGAAGAAGGTGCTCATTGCCAAAAGTCTTTGCGAACACGCTCATTTGCATATTTGGGACGAACCGCTGAATTTCATTGATGTGATCTCCCGCATGCAAATTGAAGAGCTGCTGCTTGAACATTCGCCGACCCTTCTTTTTGTGGAGCATGACCGGGAATTTTGCAACAATATTGCCACAAAAGTGATTGAGCTGTAA
- a CDS encoding CTP synthase C-terminal region-related (seleno)protein, translating to MKIGIVGDYNPGYPSQQATNEALTHSIKKNKAPMEYDWIPTASIPEQLDTIKKNYKGFWIAPGVPESVSGVLQIINYAREHNIPLIGTCGGFQNIILEYAKNKLRIDDADHEERNPNASSLVISKLTCSLVGQKGEIHIKSPSMVSNMYQKQTVIEQFRCSYGLNPEYEAPIHEAGLSIVGTDIEGRPRIVELQGHPFFIGTLFVPQLSSTEENPHCLIDSFIRLFHSGR from the coding sequence ATGAAGATTGGTATTGTTGGCGATTATAATCCGGGCTATCCTTCACAGCAGGCCACAAATGAAGCATTAACCCATTCCATTAAGAAAAATAAAGCCCCAATGGAGTATGACTGGATTCCAACAGCATCTATTCCTGAACAGCTAGATACGATCAAAAAGAACTATAAAGGTTTCTGGATCGCTCCGGGTGTTCCTGAATCTGTAAGCGGAGTATTACAAATTATTAATTATGCCCGTGAACATAACATTCCATTAATAGGAACTTGCGGCGGATTCCAAAATATAATCCTCGAGTATGCTAAAAACAAATTAAGGATAGATGATGCTGATCATGAAGAACGAAACCCGAATGCTTCTAGTCTGGTGATCAGTAAACTTACTTGTTCATTGGTTGGTCAAAAAGGGGAAATCCATATCAAGAGTCCTTCAATGGTTTCTAACATGTATCAAAAACAAACGGTAATCGAACAATTCAGATGCAGTTACGGGCTAAACCCGGAATATGAAGCACCGATTCATGAAGCGGGATTAAGCATTGTAGGCACTGATATTGAAGGAAGGCCAAGAATTGTCGAACTACAAGGACATCCATTCTTTATCGGAACGCTATTTGTTCCCCAATTGAGTTCCACAGAAGAGAATCCGCATTGTCTGATCGATTCATTCATTCGGTTATTTCATTCCGGAAGGTGA